The sequence TAAAAGTGAAGACCAGAACCTAAGGGCACAGGTGATCACCCCCTTGACATGGGACGCCAACTTGGCATAATGAGAAGAATGCCCTAGACCAAAGAAGTACAAGTAAGAAAAGCTATGAAGGTTGGTCTAAATGACTGCTCTTGCAAGTTTTGAACTGAGTGTAAAAAATTCATTGttgcaaagaagaaaaaattcatGTATGAACTACTATTTGTATGTTTTGGAGTGTATCAGGTTCTTAATATCTATGTTCTACTATTTGATGTTATTTGTAATTAAAAAGATGTAGTTTCTAAATTTTGTGGCTTCTTTTTTATGATCACGGGGGCTTGATGGGGTTTGTTTTGAATGTTATCCTGACAAAGCCAGGGAGAGGACCCTTGCAAGTTTTAGAATGGAATGAAAGTTGAAATCGAAAATGAATTTCAGAATAAAACTAAAGCAGTTAAAAGAAGAATTAGAAGCTCTTTCATTGCATTGTCTAGAATTTGCTCGGTTGGTATCATCTCGTTAGGCCAGGAGGTTGGGATTCAACTCGAGCTGAAGACCTGAGAGATGAAAGAGCTATAGGAAAAAAATAGTTGTAGTCCCACTAATCCAAAAGATGGAagcaagagggagagagagagggcgtgGTGTCCATGCAAACCAAAGAAAATGATCACAATCCACAGGTCCTCCATTGAATTGTACATATCCCTGGCAGAGAATAAAGTTCCTCTGAGCAGAAGGCCAACATGGCATCCAGTTCTCTGGATCACTCCTGATTTTGCATCCCAACATTTCGGCCGCAAACCTCAAGAGGCCATTAAgggaaaacaaaacaaaaccaagaacaaaaaaaaacaaaagcatgCAACAGAAAAAGAACTCATGTGGTTCGAGCTAgaaaaagaagcggagtcgGCGCCGACGGCACATGCACTCCGGCACCGGGAACGCGATCACGTCGcgccccttcttcctccctctctcctccggcTGTCCCATCTGCGGGGCATGCACCCGCTTCATCATCATGCTACGCAGCTCGCCTTCCGACTTCGGTGCTGCTGCCGCCTGCTTCAGGAGTTCGACCACCGCTCGCTTGTTCGGTCTTATGGACTTCTTGTGCCCCACGTACGCTCGATGAcccttcaaatgaaattgaccAACATCGCCGTTAATAATAGAACATACGGTGGGATCGGGAGGACCTTCATTCCATCACCCATAAAAGAAACAAGCTGGGCACCGACCTGGATGACTCGGGCCATGTTACCGCCATGGGAAGGCATGAACACATCGCTGCTCACGGCCACCATGAAGTCCACCGCGGCAAGGACGGACGACTTGTTGGCGAACTTCACAAGCTCGCCATCTGATGCCAGCATCTCCTTGTTCATGAGCTTAGGAAACTCGGCCATCAACGGCCGCAAAGCTTGCTCCCCGCCCAGGGGTTCCCCTCCGGCCCAGTACACTCGAGCACTCCTCGGTGCTCCCAACGCCCTTAGCAGCCTTCAACATTCGGCAGAATATACATTACGAGTTGCCAAGGGACATGAATTCTTGTAATCTTGCAGAAATGGGTGGGGGTTAAAGGGGAAATACGCTGCGACTTCTAGGGCATTAAGAGGGCAGAGACCAGCGAGTCTTCGGCGGTCGTGTGTGAGGTTCAACTGCCCCGTGAGGAGCTCCGGGCGGGACCGGCGATCGTCCATGACGAGCTGGTCGTATTCGGGTCCAAGCCCGGGAAGGCATCCAGTCCGCACCCACACGTCCTTCTCGAGCCGGAGGTGGACGGCGACGTAGGACCCACCAGCCCCCATCCTCCGCGCCAGCTTGTCACCAAGCTCCGAATTGGTGCAGTGAACCTCAGCGCGCGGAACGCCACCTGCCACGGAGAAAGGCCAGGCTATTTCACAAGGAGAATGGTGAAATATCAATGCAATTTACTTATTAAATGTGCTCTTTGTGTGGTTGTGCCTCCCTTTTatgaagattaaaaaaaaaaaatagcacgaATCTTTTAGTACGTACCTTGCAGCGAAGCCTCTGGAGGTCCAAGGGTAGATCTTTGGATAGCTTAGAATCTAGCCCTTTTAGCAGTAAAATGCCGACCTCGTTCAGCTGAAAAGCACGAGAAACCAAAGGTACTCACTTCGTTCCAATTACTTAAAGAACTCGCTCGGTTAGTTTATCTCGTGACATAACCAATAGAAACTCGGTGTTGATAATAACGATTCTTTTTCGTACTTTTTTGCCAAGTCTGCTGCGAATCCAAAATGGTGAAGCGTTGAAAGGGATGGAGGCTTCGACGGTGGGCCTCCGGCTCCGATGGGAAGGAGGGAGTGACGAGACAACGTGGACGTCCGATCGAAGGACCCGCTTGAAATGATCCGCATCGAATATTTCCTCAAATGCGCTGCCCGCCACGGTATATTAAAGCAATTTAAATATAGAAAAACGAAAACTGAAACAATTTATTTAAAAGCAAAATCCTAAATATTATTAAAACGCCTAATCTCCGGCCATTGGACCATCATGGAGACCGAGAagagtcaaaaaaaaaggaCGAGGGGGAAGAAAAGAGGTTCGATCCAAAAGAAAAGGCCATCGAAACtaaatattttttctctttcttgataTCAAAAAATGCTGAAGCTCAAACAAAAGGAAATATCTTTCTCTAGTAAGCTGATAGATGTCATATATATTGAAATTACCCTTTACACAGCTTAGATCAAATAAATAAGCAAGAAATACCCAACGGTCAAAACCCTAAGGAGATAACAGATAcataaattagttcaatttcgCCAATAATTCAATGGCATATAATGCTCATTCTTGgtattcttcttcatttttcagAAATTCTTTATAATTTATAAAGGGGCCAGCATTTCAAAACTTACTAATACCTCAAAAAAAATCCTCTTTCTTTTTACAAATATCAGAACTATAAACTTCTTATAATTATTCAGAGAACTATATCTTTCCAACATTTTCCTTACATCAATCAGTTTTTCAACCACTCGCAGGAAAAATAAACCAGAAAATAAACAAGAAATTCAGGTTAGAGCTTTTAGAGCCTAAAGAAAGCCGCTAAGGTAGCTATAATAAAACAATTTTCTTACTAATCTACTGAGGTTTGGCAATGATTTTTACGAAATTCTTGAATATTTACTTAGTTTTAACATTCTTTTAACGCGTTGCCAAATTGGTATTAGTTTTCCATACCTTCTATCCCCCCATACTACATTAGGCTTCAATACGGGCATGACCAGTGCGGCTCCAAGAATCCTTGCAATGACGACGGCGTCGACGATCTGATTCCTCTGCTGGTTCAGGCCCCCGGAGACGACCGCCACTACGAACCTCCTCCGCTCCTTTGTGACTCTTGCCGAGGCCTGCCGGTACCCGAGGCTGAACTCGATGCACGGCTGGTACCCCCACCCATCTGGTTGCTCCCAGAACTCTCTCTCCTCCTGCGTTAGATTCTTTTTGATGTCGTGCGCCGGGAGTGGGACCACCGCGCTCTCCGATGGTGAGGTTGCACCAGTGCGCCTCACCATTGAGTCTGGCGAGGTGGGAAGGCAGGGAATCTTGGGGAAGGCAAGGAAGAAGAGAGTggcgaggaggagaaggaggaacaaGAGGATGATGTTGGTGTGGTGGCTGGTAGGGGTTGGTCTTCTTGGAGTCCTGACGAGGGAGTTGGAGAGCAGAGGGGAGGCGAGGGAGTGGGAGTGATGAGATGGGAATAGGGTAATGGAGAAGTAGTGAAAGAAGTAGCGGCTGTTCGGGGGGTGGTGAGAGCTGGGGAAGATGGTCTTGAGGTTCTTGGGTCTTGTCATGGTGATAGGAGCTCCTGACGGTGACTTGAGTTAAGGCGGAGGGGGCGGGTCGCGCTTCCTCTTGTCTTTCTCTTGCCCTTGAAGTTCTTGCATGGAAGTTGGAATTAGTTAGTTCCTCTGTGGGAGAGCACTTCTTGTTACCAAGAAACGAGAGCACTTCTTTGCGCGCCCTTTCATATTATAGGCAAGGAATCGTAGATCAGGTTACGAATAGATCAAATCAATATATGATGCACATCACCGAATAGCCTAAGTTGATGTTTTAAGTTGTGGGTGCAGCAACCCAAGGAAGCCACTCAGCGTGCCAGCAGCAGTGTAGCAAGATGGAGGACTTAAATCGCATGCAGTTGTAGTCCTGCAATTACGACTAGCTGCGTATTGCAACAAAGTCTATGACTGGACAACCTCCCATGGTATCGTGAAATGTTCCATGTACTGCACGAGACTCattccattatatagccatccTGCAACACAGACAGCCAGGATGGAAAGAGTGGATCTCTTCttatatatctttcttgaaTTAAACGATAAAATTCTATATTGATGATCCAAACCGTTAGTTCTAATATGCGAACTTTAAACTATTTATACACcaaaaatcaaataattttGAGACTCCTAGTATATGCACTAGGTGGTCAAAAATTGGTAAGTTCAAATATCATAAAATAATGCATATTTTTTGACTACTTGATATATAACCTAAGAGTCtccaaatcatataatttttaatttgaaaaCAGTTTAGAGATAATAGATCATATCTAATCGCTCAAATTACCAATTTAGGAGTATCTAATTCAAAAAAGTATATAGAGTAACACCATGTATAACTTACTctgatgatgatttttttttggcttcatcTATATTTTAAGGTTCTATCTGAGATATTAAAACTAAGTGATTGGAAATATTTTCTAAGTGAAAATCTAGTTTTTACCCTATATGATGGATCACCAATTATGAGTTTCTTTGAAATAATAGTGATTATACCTCCACTCTCTTGGcaagtcatgtcttcttgataATTTTGTTGCTAAATTTTTAGATCTTCattctcttcttcatccttgttCTTTATCTCTTCTTCTCTATTTTGCATGGTTGTATCCTTTAATATCAACTGTTCTATCTCTTTCTCCAATAAATCTGCACTATCACCAAGCAACGCTTTCTTTCTTAATGAAAGAGTGTTAGACTtacagcaaaaaaagaaaaaaaaagagtgttaGACTCATCAAATACTATATAAATGGATTCTTCTACAACCAAAGTCCTCTTATTGAACACTCTATAGGTCTTACTACttgtagagtatcctaaaaaTATACGTACCTTCATTCAATTTTGCATCAAATTTACATAATCTATCCTTACCATTGTTCAATATAAAATATCTACAACCAAATACATGAAAAGAActtagatttagtttcttaccTTTCCATAATTCAAAgggggttttctttaaaattgatCTTATTAAAGCTCTATTCATTATGTAACATACCGTGTTGATAGCTTCAACCAAAAAGTGTTTTGAGAGATGGTTTTCACACAATATGCTAGAGTCATTttttctagtgttctatttttttctttctataactctATTTTAATGAGGTGCCTTACGAGCAAAAAAATTATGTTTAAAACCATGCTCATTGCAATTTTTTTCAAAGTCTTGATTTTGAGATTTCATTCCATGATCCCTATGAATATATGTAAttaagaagtttttttttttattttgaacctTTTAGTGAAACTTTGTAAAAAAGACAAAAGCTTCatttttatgagctaaaaaaatAATCCAAGTAAACctgtcatcaacaattacaagttCATATCTTTTACCTCAAAAGATTGTAGTTTTAGTCGGTCCAAATAAATCTATTAAAATAGTTCTAATAGACTAAAAGTTAAAACAACATTTTTAGCTTTAAAAGAAGCTCTAGTTTGTTTACCTAATTGGCATGCAtcacaaattttatctttttcaaattttaacttggGCAAACCAACAATAAGatccttcttgatttatttagaAATAATATCCATACTAGCATGCACAATTCTATCATGCTACAACGAACTAGCCTTATTGACTTTAGAATTCATTGCAACCAAATATTGTACATTGTGCATGGatagatcatcaagatcaaccatGTAAATATTGTCATGTCTATGtccaataaatttaattatattgTAAATAGGGTTAGACACTATGCACATGGATGCTCCAAAAACTGATTTATAACctctattatataattaataccatTAAACCAGCCCAAGTAACTTGTACTATATCCATATGAATTATGTCTTCTATTTCTATGAAGGAATTATTTCATTATTAATGGTCTATTACAGAATTATCTCTCTAAGAATTGTGAATGATATTCCACTAGAAATATTTTTGTTATTGCTTCTACTCAATTCTCCAGAGTGAAGAATCTAATTGATATCCATGTTGGAAGCCTTCCACCAGCCTACCCTAGTGTCGATACCCAAAGACTTATGAGACAAGCATAAAGTCATGCAAATGTCATTTAACAACAAAGCAACAACACTAATATTTAAAAGATTATGCTCTAAACCTttgtttttggtacaacggcgaTTCACACCCTGTGGGTGTGGATGCGgccaacaaaattaaaaaacaacaaAGTAGATAAAGAATCCGGTACTCTGTCACGCTCGATCCATACGAAGCCTTCGAAATGATAGGCCGcataggaggcaacccaattaaATGTACCATTCGCTTTTCTGTATATGTGTGTAGCTAGATGGGCGCCACTCTCCTGCAGTAGTTTGTGAATATCAAGGAGCAGTGGCCTACCCTCGCCTACACGACCCTGCTTCCGGACCCAGTTGATCACTATGGTCGAATCGCCCTCGAGGATGATGCCTTTAATTagaagaatattttatgctaaaGTTGAGGAATTTATACCAATACTTTTTGTACCGATTATCTTTTCTCTGTCATTTTTTTCAAAGGTAATGATCTCTCCATCTTTAGCTTCAAGGTTGATGAACTGAGACTCATCTCCAGTCATGTATTTGAAAAGCTATTATCCAaataccaatttttttttcccacgaGCTATCAGACAAACCTGAAAAATAGATTTTTAGGTTTTTAATTTAAGTACCCAAACTTTCTTAGGTCCTTTGTCGTTTATCTCTTTGGTtccttttgaaatttaaactttcTTAAGTCCAACATAACATTTTCTTCTAATGCTGCAGGCAAAAATTTATGTCCATTTTTACATAGTAATAACAAGTAACATTAGGTGAGCTGTGATCTAATGGTATAACAAAAATTCTTTTAAGGTACTTTTGCTTCTTCTAAGGGTTGTAACCAAGTCCAACATTATTATAAAGAACCCCTTGCTTATCTAGAATCATTTGAAGTTTTTCTGAACTAAGAGTATATTTTTCTACAATTAGCTTCAATTTATTTActtctttcttaagattttcattttctttgattaattGTTCTTCTAAGtaaaatttcttctttttctttaatcaaGTTTTGGTTAACTCTTTTCAGCTCTTTCTTCTTTAGTCTTAACTTCTTTAATTCAACCAAAAGATCATTAAATGCCTCTTGTAATTCATCGAATGTAAAATCAAGTTAGGTTCCAGATTTTACCTCCTTCTCATATGGAATGAGGCACAAGTTTGCAACTTCTTGACTTTCCTCATTGGAGGTACTATCTTCACTATTGCTCCGCATTGCTATCATAgctttcttctttggcttcttcggGATCTTCTTGAGTTGAGGATAGTCCGTCTTGAATTGTACCaacttcttgcactcatagcacacCAGTAgctccctctttttctctttggtcCACTCCTCTTTGACCATCGCCTTCCTCGTTCCTTATTTCTTCCTCTTCATAgctcttctaaatttttttgtgACAAACCCATGCTCTTCATTATCATCGGCATTTTCAAATTCTTCAAGCTCTTCATTCTCATATGCCATAGACTTTAGTGTTAttgtcttctttctttttcactcTTCTTTATTGTTTTGCTTCATAGTCAGCTTGTAAGTCATCAAGGATCGTAATAGCTTCTCCAAAGGTAACTTGTTGAGGTCTTTCATCTCTTGAATTGTTGTGATCTTTTCTTCCCACATCCTTAGCAAAGATTTGAGAACTTTCCTTGCAAATTCACTATTAGTATAAAATTTACTAAGATTTTACAATCCATTAATAATATTAGTAAAATAAGTAAACATTTCGATTATACtttcattaggttcaattttaaataattcatatctaTGTACAAGCATATTAATCTTAGACTTTTTGACCTAGTTGGTTCCTTTATGTGTTACTTCTAGCTTATCTTAGATCTCTTCGGTAGAAATATATACAAGTAGAAtgcaattaaatttatttacatctaaagagcagtacAAGACATTTATGGGCTTAGTATTAAGctatgccattttcttatcaagtTCATCATATTCGCTTTCTAGCTTGGGGAAACCATACTATCAATTAGCTTTGTGGATTTGTGAGGTCAGTTGATTATGATATCCACATGTCATAAtcaagtgcttgaataaaaatacaTGTAACTTATGCCATTGAAATGAGGAGGTTTATTTGTGAATTAGCACTCATCAGGAGATGATCCAATTTGGGCTGCCATTGATCTTTTATGCTAGACTATTAGATCTATGAGGGATGAAAAACAAAATTATTATACCACTAATTTCCCAAATATGCAGCCTAAGAGCTGGATTGAATTAGGTTCctctaaaatttttaatatgTGCAGTGGAAAACAACTTTTGCAAAGTGTTTGTGGGGTATGGCAATAAGTATGTGTAGCTACAACAATGATAAATGGGTGCAAACAATCAGAGCATGGCACAACAAACACAACAAGTTTTATGGAAGTTCGAAGCCAAACCCAACTCCTATATCCCCTCCTTGTGGCTCCTTCCTTAAAAATTCAATCTACTATTTATTAATCCAACGAATACATCAACATTAGTTCCTCACTAACTAATCACCCCTAGCTAATCCCTAAGCTAGTTTACACTTCGTTTCAAGGCACAAATCAGTCTATCTGAAGTTTCAACTCTCCCAATACAATAAGACTGAAAGAAAAACTTTTACAAACTCAATGCTTCTGGAATGAGCAGAATGGAATCCTTTTTGGTGCACCTTGGAATTGGAGGAAAGCCTTGAATGACCATTTCTCTTGGTAGATTCTCGAATTCATGCTCTAGAAGTAGTCGTTGCACTTTGGAATTGAAAGAAATTCATTGCTTTACGGCAAAAGGTTATGATTGTAGCCTAATATGAAGTTAAATGTAATAAACTTATCAAGTTTGTCCCCAAACTAGTAGAAGATGAGGATATCAGACTCCGCAAGTTTCAAATGGGTTTAAGGGCAGAAATTAGGAAAAGAGTAGCACCTTTATAATTGATGACATATgtagaaaattttaaatatagtATTGATAATAGAAGAAATTGAGCATGaataaaggaaaagagaaggtcAGAGAAAGAGGTTTAGGCTAGCAATGAGACAGAGTGGGCAAAGTTTCAACCTGGCATCAAAGAAATCAACCCAGCAGGAGACAATCGCAAGGGAGTTCGAATTGCAATTCTTGGTGTGGAAAGAGTCATTTAGATAGGGATTGTCCTTTGAAAATTGGTGTTTGTTTTAAATGTGGATAGAAGGGTTATAAAGTAGTAGCTTGTCCAATGCCAGTTGAGAGCTGGACTGCTTTGACACCTTCTGTATCCCATCCAGCTCAAGTACCAACAAGCAGCATCCTTTTGCTAGACAGAGTAGAGTAGGAAGCCAGAGACCTTGAACGCAGGGGTGAGCATATACCATTACCCAGCAAGATGCCCAAGCCTCTAATGCAATGGTGGCAGGTACCATTTCAATACTCAATATTTTTGCATATGCTTTGTTTTATCCTAATGCCACTTATTCCTTCTATCCACTACATTTGTTGAAAAAATATGATATGCTATGTGAACCTTTAGAAACTGCCTTATATGTTGAAACCCCAGTTGGAGATGTATTAGTCACTAATTATGTCTGCAAGTCCTGTGTTGATAGAGTTGGAGATTGAGAGCTGGTGGCAGATTTGGGAACATGGTGGTCGCTCAATCATAAGAAAGTATGGAGCACAAATAGAGAGATCTTATACTAAAGTTATTCCATAAGAgtggtgatgagagcacaaaagtgcgacctacatgttactaaaattagtgttattgttaaccgataatgataaattcactggattaatattatatttgggtttaacatagattagtataaattagagataaaatgcatattgagtacaaatttgacttcaaatcgggtccgagtcgggttcagatccgagtcgggtttgggtccgaatcgggtccatttcttttgtgcttttggaaaataattttgggcaaatctaaattggctatatcataactataaggtgctgggtgacccatgacttgaaagaattgcacttgacctccagccagaatagatgacccgtctacaagccaaatttcatatcacactatttttttctatatgactaattggatggaacttggtgtctcccagctccttccaacgcagctaTCCTCCTTCCCTATTcaagccgtgatccaagctccCAGCGATCGCGTCCGGCTCCTCGCACCAGCCCGCCTCTCAACCaaggtccaaagaaggaatcccGAGCCGGAATCCCAGCCTCCGACGCCGCATCCGAGCTCCAACGATCATCGACGCCTTCCTTCCGTGATCCCAAAATCCCAGCACCAGTTTCGCTCCTGTCGTCCGCGTTTCTCCCACCGCATGCCAgcagcccaccttccgcttcagctcccagcagcacccgaagaaggaagccccagcgtccacggcgtcctcccatcgatcTCGGATCACCTTCCATTCCATGTGCGATCTCGGAT comes from Phoenix dactylifera cultivar Barhee BC4 unplaced genomic scaffold, palm_55x_up_171113_PBpolish2nd_filt_p 000214F, whole genome shotgun sequence and encodes:
- the LOC103715382 gene encoding LOW QUALITY PROTEIN: O-fucosyltransferase 37-like (The sequence of the model RefSeq protein was modified relative to this genomic sequence to represent the inferred CDS: inserted 1 base in 1 codon), which translates into the protein MTRPKNLKTIFPSSHHPPNSRYFFHYFSITLFPSHHSHSLASPLLSNSLVRTPRRPTPTSHHTNIILLFLLLLLATLFFLAFPKIPCLPTSPDSMVRRTGATSPSESAVVPLPAHDIKKNLTQEEREFWEQPDGWGYQPCIEFSLGYRQASARVTKERRRFVVAVVSGGLNQQRNQIVDAVVIARILGAALVMPVLKPNVVWGDRSAFEEIFDADHFKRVLRSDVHVVSSLPPSHRSRRPTVEASIPFNASPFWIRSRLGKKLNEVGILLLKGLDSKLSKDLPLDLQRLRCKVAFRALRFTAPIXELGDKLARRMGAGGSYVAVHLRLEKDVWVRTGCLPGLGPEYDQLVMDDRRSRPELLTGQLNLTHDRRRLAGLCPLNALEVAALLRALGAPRSARVYWAGGEPLGGEQALRPLMAEFPKLMNKEMLASDGELVKFANKSSVLAAVDFMVAVSSDVFMPSHGGNMARVIQGHRAYVGHKKSIRPNKRAVVELLKQAAAAPKSEGELRSMMMKRVHAPQMGQPEERGRKKGRDVIAFPVPECMCRRRRLRFFF